The genomic window TCCGGTGGAGCGTGAACAGGGAGACGAGGTCCGCCTTCATCTCCTCCAGGGCGTCGGCCTGGTCCCCGAGCGCCGCGTCGAGCGGGCGGCCTGCCTTGTCGCGATCCACGCCCAGGTAATGGCCGACCTCGTGCCAGAGGGTCCGCCGGAAGTTGCCCGCCGGCGCGAGGTCCGCGGCAAAGGGGGCGGCGACGGCGGCCTTCCAGATCCGCAGGTCGGCGGCGAACAGCTCGGAGTTCTCCATCACGTTGCGGCGGAGCAGGATCGTCCGGCCGTACTTCCGGGAGTGCGTCGGGTCGTTGGGCAGGATCGTGGCCGTGTTCGTGCCCCGCGCCTGGCCGAAGTCCGCGATGACGTCGTAGATGCCCACGGAGATCTCCTCGCGGACCCGCTTGTGATGGTCGTACGGCAGCGCGTCCTCCACGGCCTGGAGGCCGCCGAGGTCCTTGCGCAGGGCCTCGGTCGCGCCCGCGTCCTTCAGGAGCAGGCTGAAGCTGGGGAAGGCCTTCACGCCGAGGAGGGCATCGTCATAGGTTTCATAAGCACCGATCTGCGCGTTCAGCCGGCCGAATCGACCCGTGACCCACGAGGCGTCTCCGCTTTCGTAGTCGTTGGACAGGAGGTCCCGCGCCCGGTTGCGGAGGTAGGCGGCGAACTCCGGGTCGGACTCCTCGACGCGGCCGGCGGCGTCCAGCAGGTGCCCGAAGACCTGCCGCAACTCCGGCCCGTACGCCACGGCGTAGGGCGCCGCGTAGAAGGCCTTCGGGTCGGGGTTTTTCCGGAGGCCTTGAAGGCGGGCCTTGAGGTCCCGGTGGAGCGTCCCGAGCGCGCCGTCCTCCAGCGTCTGGAGGTCCCGTTCGAGGTTCTCGCGCGACGCCCGGCGGACGACCGACCGCTCGGCGAGGATCTCCGCCCGCCGACCCGGGTGGTCACTGAGGAAGGCCTTGACCTCCTCGGCCATCGCGTCCGCCGGGTAGACGTTCCGCCCGGGGACCTGGGCATCGACGGGGAGGAACGCCTCGCGGCTGTTCGTCAGCGTCGAGGCGATCGGCCCCTGGAAGAGGCGGTACAGGTCCAGCAGGTCCTTCGTCCGCTTCGGACTCTTGAGTGTCCGGTCGAGCCAGACAAGCCGCCGATGGGTCTCCAGGGCCTGGTGATGCCGGGCGTCCTCATACAGCCGCTGCATGACTTCCCCGGCGCGGAGCAGCGACGCCACGGCCGCCTCGTCGCCGTCCCCGAGGCCGGACAGGTCGGGAGCCAGCCGGATCTCCTGGGTTTTGCCGAGGATCTCCGCCACCTTCGACTCCGGCCAGTACCCCGACGGCAAGGGGCCCGGCTCGTCGGCCGCGGCGAGACCAGATGCGGACAGTCCCAGGACGAAGGCGAAGGCATATCTCATGGCTGCAACGTCCGCTCGCGATGAGGAGGATCTTCCGGCCGGTCGATCCGTCACGCCGGCACCGAGCCGCCCATTGGAGTCGAACGGCCGGGCCGGCTCAAGCAGGGAGTCGCGCACGCCCGGCCGCCCGTCCGTGCGGATCGCCAGGAGACCGCGCACGGAGGAGGCTCTACGGGCCTCGGCCCTCGTTCGCCACGCGATCGAGATAGGCTCACTCCAGCCGGCCCAGCCCTCGGCTGCGGCTGCGCTCGAACATCCGGGCGAAGAAGAGGATCGACAGGGCGAGGTACAGGGCGTTCAGCCCGAAGCTGATGGCGAGGTCGGCCATCGGCATGGGTTCGCCGCGGAGGACCTTGCGCATGCCCTCGAAGATGTAGGTCATCGGCAGCGCGTACGAGACCGGCCGCACCCAGGTCGGCAGCATATCCACCGGGTAATACACGGCGCTGAAGGGGGCCAGGGCGAAGCCGGCCATCCAGGCGATGCTCTGCACGCGGCGGCCGTAGTAGATGATCACGGCCGAGGCCGCGAAGCCCATGAACCAGCCCGAGACCAAAAGCGAGGACAGGAACGGCAGCATCAGCCAGCCGACGTCGAAGATGCTCAGCCGGTAGAGCACCCACACGGCCCCCGCCCCGACCGCCAGCGTGATCAGGTTCTTGATCAGCCCCAGGACCACCAGCGCCACCGACCACTCCCAGACGGTCAGCGGCGTGGCGAAGAGGTTGACCATGTTCTGATTCAAGAGCTCCTCCAGGATGTTCACCGAGATCTCGTAATTCGCCCGCCAGACGACCTGCCAGAAGACCACGCCGGTCAGCAGCATGAGCGCCAGGTGCGGCACGTCCGGCCCGGCCGACTCCGCCCAGCGGCTGGTCAGCCCCCAGAGCACCAGGTCCAGCACCGGCCAGTAGATCGACTCCGACCACCGCTCCAGGGTCCGGGGCATCAGGTACAGGTGCCGCATGATGACGGCCACGATCCGCTGCAGGCTCATCGATCGGTCCCCGGCCCGGGATTCGGACGGACTAACCACAGAGGCACAGAGGGCACAGAGAAGAGGGGAAGAGACGATTCGAGGAGAGGGGGCAAACCACGAAGACTCGTTCTGATACATATAAAATATTGCAACATTGTATAGCCTTGCTTGATTTAATTTGGGTCATGCATTGGATTATTGGGTTTCTGTTTTCTCTTCCCCTCTTCTCTGTGTCCTCTGTGCCTCTGTGGTTAGTCGATCCGTCCCTGACCGGCGGGCGATCTTGAGGAAGTAGTCCTCCAGCGTGGGCTTGTCCAGGTGGATCTCCGAGTACGAGGCGTCGCGGCGGGCGAGGGCGGCGAGGAAGGGGGCGACGCGCGGCTCGTCCATCTCGATCTCGACCTCGTCCGGGGCGTCGGCGTGCGGCTCGATCGGGCGGGCGGAGAGGCCGCCGGCGCGGGCCTCTTCCCGGATGATCGCCGCGGACGCGGCGTCGGCGGCGCGGAGGCGGACCTTCGTGGCGGCGGCGGAGGCGGCCAGCTCGGCCGGCGGGCCGATCGCCGCGAGCCTGCCCCGGTCCAGGAACAGCACCCGGTCGCAGATCATCGCCACCTCGTCCATGTCGTGCGAGGTGTACAGCAGCGACACCCCCTCGCGGTCGCGACGCTCCGTGACGAAGGTGCGGACCTCGTGCGCGATGTCCGGGTCCAGCGAGGCGGTCGGCTCGTCCAGCAGCACGACGCGGGGCCTCGCCAGGAAGGCCTTGGCCAGCATCACGCGCGTCGTCTGCCCGGCGGAGAGCCCCGTCATGATCCGGTCGCGGAGCTCCCAGACGCCGAACCGCGTCAGCAGCTCCCGGCTCCTGGCCGCCCGGTCCGCGCGGCCCATGTCGGAGAGCCGTCCGAAGACGTCGAGGTTCTCCAGGATGGTCAGGTGGGTGGGGAGCTTCGCATAGGCGCTCGCGTAGCCCACCCGGGACAGGATGAAGTCCCGATGCCCCCGCAGCGACCGGCCGAAGTAGGCGATCTCGCCGCTCGTGGGGGTGAGCGTGGAGAGGAGCATCTGGATGGTCGTGGTCTTCCCCGCGCCGTTGGGCCCGAGCAGGCCGAGGGCCTCCCCCTGGCGGAGGTCGAACGAGAGCCCGTCCACGGCCTTCATCGGCGGCCGGCCGCCGTAGACCTTGGTCAGGTCGGAGACCTCCAGGACCGCCGGCCCGCTCCGCTCGTGCATGGCTCGCCCCACTCCTGCGCGCAGGCCGCTCCCCCGCCCCGGCGATCGGCCCCGGGGCCCGTCCAGACACGCGACGATCGTGCCGGGTTCGCGGGGATTCGTGACGGGGCGGAAGGCCTCGCGGCCGCCCGGGATCGCACGCGAGGTGGATCGGGGCGGCCGCCAGGTCGGGTGTCGCGGCGATCCGGAGCCGTCCGCGACGGCCCGGCCCGTCGCCTCAGGCGTTGGACTTCGGGGTCGTCGTCGGCGGGACGAAATTGCTCCCGACGGGGATGGCGTTGAACTGGTCGGCGCCCAGGGCGGCGATCTGGCCCCCGGGGAGCTTGAGGGCGGCGTAGGCCTCCGCCGAGACCCAGTGGCGCTGGCCCCCGGCGAACTGGTCGATCTCGCCGGTCGCCTTGTTCGAGATGAAGATCCCCTCGGGGTAGTAGGGGTCGCCCTTGGTGATGCTGTTGTACTGGCTCGCCGAGACCGAGATCCACTGCGACGAGTTCAGGCCCATGACGAGGGCCACCGGCGAGCTGATCACGCGGTTGACGCCGCCGCTGTACAGGGAGACCTCGCCGTTCGTCTGGTTCTGGAGGTACGTCCCGTCCGGGAAATAGTCCTTGCCCCGGGGGA from Aquisphaera giovannonii includes these protein-coding regions:
- a CDS encoding NUDIX hydrolase; translation: MRYAFAFVLGLSASGLAAADEPGPLPSGYWPESKVAEILGKTQEIRLAPDLSGLGDGDEAAVASLLRAGEVMQRLYEDARHHQALETHRRLVWLDRTLKSPKRTKDLLDLYRLFQGPIASTLTNSREAFLPVDAQVPGRNVYPADAMAEEVKAFLSDHPGRRAEILAERSVVRRASRENLERDLQTLEDGALGTLHRDLKARLQGLRKNPDPKAFYAAPYAVAYGPELRQVFGHLLDAAGRVEESDPEFAAYLRNRARDLLSNDYESGDASWVTGRFGRLNAQIGAYETYDDALLGVKAFPSFSLLLKDAGATEALRKDLGGLQAVEDALPYDHHKRVREEISVGIYDVIADFGQARGTNTATILPNDPTHSRKYGRTILLRRNVMENSELFAADLRIWKAAVAAPFAADLAPAGNFRRTLWHEVGHYLGVDRDKAGRPLDAALGDQADALEEMKADLVSLFTLHRMAKSGAIDAGLLRAVQAGGIRRTLQNVKPRKDQPYQTMQLAQFNYFLDRKLIAADPVTARLSIDYARYEATVTALLREVLAVQYEGDRDAAAAFFEAWGAWTPGLHEALAARIRDAQGARFRLVRYAALGE
- a CDS encoding ABC transporter ATP-binding protein; protein product: MHERSGPAVLEVSDLTKVYGGRPPMKAVDGLSFDLRQGEALGLLGPNGAGKTTTIQMLLSTLTPTSGEIAYFGRSLRGHRDFILSRVGYASAYAKLPTHLTILENLDVFGRLSDMGRADRAARSRELLTRFGVWELRDRIMTGLSAGQTTRVMLAKAFLARPRVVLLDEPTASLDPDIAHEVRTFVTERRDREGVSLLYTSHDMDEVAMICDRVLFLDRGRLAAIGPPAELAASAAATKVRLRAADAASAAIIREEARAGGLSARPIEPHADAPDEVEIEMDEPRVAPFLAALARRDASYSEIHLDKPTLEDYFLKIARRSGTDRLTTEAQRTQRRGEEKTETQ
- a CDS encoding ABC transporter permease translates to MSLQRIVAVIMRHLYLMPRTLERWSESIYWPVLDLVLWGLTSRWAESAGPDVPHLALMLLTGVVFWQVVWRANYEISVNILEELLNQNMVNLFATPLTVWEWSVALVVLGLIKNLITLAVGAGAVWVLYRLSIFDVGWLMLPFLSSLLVSGWFMGFAASAVIIYYGRRVQSIAWMAGFALAPFSAVYYPVDMLPTWVRPVSYALPMTYIFEGMRKVLRGEPMPMADLAISFGLNALYLALSILFFARMFERSRSRGLGRLE